In Desulfarculaceae bacterium, the following are encoded in one genomic region:
- a CDS encoding cytoplasmic protein: protein MADHSHGFVEEYKGLVGFGLDRPTDEATVWVYLQKFADDDCMRAILPRLEQKDLETVFDLISDLLRRHLSEEEYHDKFLKDPEPHHHHPIEE, encoded by the coding sequence ATGGCCGATCACAGCCACGGTTTTGTGGAGGAATACAAGGGCCTGGTGGGCTTCGGCCTGGACCGGCCCACCGACGAGGCCACGGTGTGGGTCTACTTGCAGAAGTTCGCGGACGACGACTGCATGAGGGCCATCCTCCCCCGCCTGGAGCAGAAGGACCTGGAGACGGTCTTCGACCTGATCAGCGACCTGCTGCGCCGGCACCTGAGCGAAGAAGAGTATCACGACAAGTTTTTGAAGGACCCGGAGCCCCATCACCACCACCCCATCGAGGAGTAG
- a CDS encoding TRAP transporter permease, with product MISTVNAAGAASQQGPNQALVNAVAKVVMVLAVSLSLYQLYTAGIAPLTALVQRSLHLGAILSLTFLLRPIGPWARKDRFNFWTLMDWALVLASVYCVYYICSNLNEIFARQGDWLEADVWVSVVGTLLTLEACRRVIGGVMAGICFAALIYAFTMGDVILAVLGCMLFARLCNSPKSWLTLLVGLAAVGYWLYGIYYEPYLLDMFLHKPYSVERIATTLWLTTEGIFGLPLGVAATFVFVFVLFGAFLEVTGGGNFFIDLAYALTGRFSGGPAKTAVLASGFMGSVSGSAVGNVVATGSFTIPMMKRVGYRPHVAGAIEAAASTGGQLMPPIMGAGAFLMAEFTNTSYLTIIKVALVPAILYYFTVLLFVHFEAQKQGIMGQPKDKLPKAWNVIKGGLHFIIPVGILVYVLMANYSPMMAGFVAVVSTLAASILANLVRWSLNKGVVKEISDQRLSAGELAKAEGSMVVTGLERGARNAIMVSVACAAAGIIVGMVTLTGMGLKFSSLVLDLSFGIEALAILLIGAASLVLGMGLPVTASYIVLATLAGPALLDLGVPLLVTHMIVFWYSQDANVTPPVSLASFAGAGVAGANPMQTAFTSWKLAKGLYIIPIIMAYRPMLGIANGKEYELMHWEVIFTWITTLCGLVAFASALDRYMFRKATILETAILVCAAGLLFWPDIVLPGGGVIPAWLVDSAGFGLLILVVIMQKVWRPAGAAPAAA from the coding sequence ATGATTTCAACCGTGAATGCCGCCGGCGCGGCGAGCCAGCAGGGGCCCAACCAGGCCCTGGTGAACGCGGTGGCCAAAGTGGTCATGGTTCTGGCGGTGAGCCTGAGTCTCTACCAACTTTACACCGCGGGTATCGCTCCTCTCACCGCCCTGGTCCAGCGCTCGCTGCACCTGGGCGCCATTCTCAGCCTCACCTTCCTGCTCAGGCCCATCGGGCCCTGGGCCCGGAAGGACCGCTTCAATTTCTGGACGCTGATGGACTGGGCCCTGGTCTTGGCCTCGGTCTATTGCGTCTATTACATCTGCTCCAACTTGAACGAGATCTTCGCCCGCCAGGGAGACTGGCTCGAGGCCGACGTCTGGGTCAGCGTGGTGGGCACCCTGCTCACCCTGGAGGCCTGCCGCCGGGTCATCGGCGGGGTGATGGCCGGCATCTGCTTCGCCGCGCTCATCTACGCCTTCACCATGGGCGACGTGATCCTGGCGGTGTTGGGCTGCATGCTCTTTGCACGGCTGTGCAACAGCCCCAAGAGCTGGCTCACCCTGCTGGTGGGCCTGGCCGCGGTGGGCTATTGGCTCTACGGCATCTATTACGAGCCCTACCTGCTGGACATGTTCCTGCACAAGCCCTACAGCGTGGAGCGCATCGCCACCACCCTGTGGCTGACCACCGAGGGCATCTTCGGCCTGCCCCTGGGCGTGGCCGCCACCTTTGTCTTCGTGTTCGTCTTGTTCGGGGCCTTCCTGGAGGTCACCGGCGGGGGCAACTTCTTCATCGATTTGGCCTACGCCCTCACCGGCCGCTTCTCCGGCGGCCCGGCCAAGACCGCGGTATTGGCCTCGGGCTTCATGGGCTCGGTGTCCGGCTCGGCGGTGGGCAACGTGGTGGCCACCGGGTCCTTCACCATCCCCATGATGAAACGGGTGGGCTATAGGCCCCACGTGGCCGGGGCCATCGAGGCGGCGGCCAGCACCGGCGGCCAGCTCATGCCCCCCATCATGGGCGCGGGCGCCTTCCTCATGGCCGAGTTCACCAACACCAGCTACCTGACCATCATCAAGGTGGCCCTGGTGCCGGCCATCCTCTACTACTTCACCGTGCTTCTGTTCGTGCACTTCGAGGCCCAGAAACAGGGCATCATGGGCCAACCCAAGGACAAGCTGCCCAAGGCCTGGAACGTGATCAAAGGGGGCCTGCACTTCATCATTCCGGTGGGCATCCTCGTCTACGTGCTCATGGCCAACTACTCGCCCATGATGGCCGGCTTCGTGGCGGTGGTGAGCACCCTGGCCGCCAGCATCCTGGCCAACCTGGTGCGCTGGAGCCTGAACAAGGGCGTGGTCAAGGAGATCAGCGACCAGCGCCTGAGCGCCGGGGAGCTGGCCAAGGCGGAAGGTTCCATGGTGGTCACCGGCCTGGAGCGCGGGGCCAGGAACGCCATCATGGTCTCGGTGGCCTGCGCCGCGGCGGGCATCATCGTGGGCATGGTCACCCTCACCGGCATGGGGCTCAAGTTCTCCAGCCTGGTCCTGGACCTCTCCTTCGGCATCGAGGCCCTGGCCATCCTGCTCATCGGAGCCGCCTCGCTGGTCTTGGGCATGGGCCTGCCGGTGACCGCCTCCTACATCGTCCTGGCCACCCTGGCCGGTCCGGCCCTGCTGGACCTGGGCGTGCCGCTGTTGGTCACTCACATGATCGTGTTCTGGTACTCCCAGGACGCCAACGTGACCCCGCCGGTCTCCCTGGCCTCCTTCGCCGGGGCGGGCGTGGCCGGGGCCAACCCCATGCAGACCGCCTTCACCTCCTGGAAGCTGGCCAAGGGGCTCTACATCATCCCCATCATCATGGCCTACCGCCCCATGCTGGGCATCGCCAACGGCAAGGAGTACGAGCTGATGCACTGGGAGGTGATCTTCACCTGGATCACCACCCTGTGCGGCCTGGTGGCCTTTGCTTCCGCCCTGGACCGCTACATGTTCCGCAAGGCCACCATCCTGGAGACGGCGATCCTGGTCTGCGCGGCGGGCCTGCTGTTCTGGCCGGACATCGTGCTGCCCGGCGGCGGGGTGATCCCCGCCTGGCTGGTGGATTCGGCCGGCTTCGGCTTGCTGATCCTGGTAGTGATCATGCAGAAGGTCTGGCGCCCGGCGGGCGCCGCCCCGGCCGCGGCCTGA
- a CDS encoding DUF1850 domain-containing protein, which translates to MTALNRPVRLALLGLAGLALILIVLALLPGGVVLSITPVKGGPPLLELPLQPGERFTLHYYHSVENAPIWEEHSVDSSGRIYIEEERYLKYGAGMGKMPGVGRMIMRGPYEAITDMHLPTGDFVLRVGSPGVDHTILWRHTATNLSAVVPHQAVMFSARPESLLGELWHRLMPRKATPNTREP; encoded by the coding sequence GTGACCGCACTGAACCGGCCGGTCCGGCTGGCCCTTTTGGGGCTGGCCGGACTGGCCTTGATTCTGATCGTATTGGCCCTTTTGCCCGGAGGAGTGGTGCTGAGCATCACTCCGGTGAAGGGTGGGCCGCCCCTGCTGGAGCTGCCGCTCCAGCCCGGCGAGCGCTTCACCCTGCACTACTACCATTCGGTGGAAAACGCCCCCATCTGGGAGGAGCACAGCGTCGATTCCTCGGGACGCATCTACATCGAGGAAGAGCGCTACCTCAAGTACGGGGCGGGCATGGGCAAGATGCCCGGGGTGGGCCGCATGATCATGCGCGGCCCCTATGAAGCCATTACCGACATGCACCTGCCCACCGGGGACTTCGTCCTCAGGGTAGGCAGCCCGGGGGTGGACCACACCATCCTGTGGCGGCACACGGCGACCAACCTGAGCGCCGTGGTCCCCCACCAGGCGGTGATGTTCTCGGCCCGGCCGGAGAGCCTGCTCGGCGAGCTGTGGCACCGGCTGATGCCCAGGAAGGCCACTCCCAACACGCGGGAGCCGTAG
- a CDS encoding TAXI family TRAP transporter solute-binding subunit has product MKRFSIIAIIAALILVGAGLAQGVTFISIGTGGTGGIYYPYGGGVAEVWSKYVKGVKAVAEVTGASVENVKLADKGETVVGEVMGGVALAGYKGLSKFRGKKHRILSMAIMYPNLLQVVVMKKSPITNIEQIKGKSISSGSPGSGTNFMAEAVFKALGIEKGSYDDKRLSFTETANALRDGTIEVGIWSVGPGTSSIMDLATTHEIRILSFTPEQVKKITGAVKTYMAVDLGAGVYRGVDKPVPTIGVWNVMIVQKSLDTELVYKLVSALWDHRDYMMKIHPSAAYTTPENAVKYSPIPLHPGTIKALKERGVTVPDILKP; this is encoded by the coding sequence ATGAAACGCTTTAGCATTATTGCAATCATCGCGGCGCTGATCCTGGTCGGCGCCGGCCTGGCCCAGGGCGTAACCTTCATTTCCATCGGCACCGGCGGCACCGGCGGCATCTATTATCCCTACGGCGGCGGCGTGGCCGAGGTATGGTCCAAGTACGTCAAGGGCGTCAAGGCGGTGGCCGAGGTCACCGGCGCCAGCGTGGAGAACGTCAAGCTGGCCGACAAGGGCGAGACCGTGGTGGGCGAGGTCATGGGCGGCGTGGCCCTGGCCGGCTACAAGGGCCTGAGCAAGTTCCGGGGCAAGAAGCACCGGATCCTCTCCATGGCCATCATGTACCCCAACCTGCTCCAGGTTGTGGTGATGAAGAAAAGCCCCATCACCAACATCGAGCAGATCAAGGGCAAGAGCATCTCCAGCGGCAGCCCCGGCTCGGGCACCAACTTCATGGCCGAGGCCGTGTTCAAGGCCCTGGGCATCGAAAAGGGCTCCTACGACGACAAGCGCCTGAGCTTCACCGAGACCGCCAACGCCCTGCGCGACGGCACCATCGAGGTGGGCATCTGGTCGGTGGGCCCGGGCACCAGCTCCATCATGGACCTGGCCACCACCCACGAGATCCGCATCCTTTCCTTCACCCCCGAGCAGGTCAAGAAGATCACCGGCGCGGTGAAGACCTACATGGCCGTGGACCTGGGCGCCGGCGTGTATCGCGGCGTGGACAAGCCGGTTCCCACCATCGGCGTGTGGAACGTGATGATCGTGCAGAAGTCCCTGGACACCGAGCTGGTCTACAAGCTGGTCAGCGCCCTGTGGGACCACCGCGACTACATGATGAAGATCCACCCCTCGGCGGCTTACACCACCCCGGAGAACGCGGTTAAGTACAGCCCCATTCCGCTGCACCCGGGCACCATCAAGGCCCTCAAGGAACGCGGCGTCACGGTGCCCGACATCCTGAAGCCCTAA
- a CDS encoding M20/M25/M40 family metallo-hydrolase, giving the protein MTLSELLDRLCPPLGPPGREDEIRAVVRELVEAKAQRMEVDRLGSLRAWWNPDKRPLVMLDAHLDEVALIVQQVDDAGFIRVAPLGGLDKRLMPGSRVLLQTRPGQSLPALCGLLPPHVSHGKDLDKALAWEQLFLDPGLGSAEAVAEAGIQVGSMGVLDLGCGPLGEGCYFARNLDNRAGCAILAHLLERLADQGRELPFGLVMNFSVAEEVGLRGAMTSAFDLAPDLALCVESTMGETPGVVAWRNASHLGKGPAITVADGRIVVPARIVESLEEAAAEAGVPCQRKLPPYGGTDAGAIHTSRGGVPTGVVSVPTRYIHSQASLLKLSDLEAMAELVWAWLGRAEELL; this is encoded by the coding sequence ATGACCCTCAGCGAGTTGTTGGACCGGCTCTGTCCGCCCCTGGGCCCGCCGGGGCGCGAGGACGAGATCCGCGCCGTGGTGCGCGAGCTGGTGGAAGCCAAGGCGCAGCGCATGGAGGTGGACCGTCTGGGCAGCCTTAGGGCCTGGTGGAACCCGGACAAGCGGCCCCTGGTGATGCTGGACGCCCACCTGGACGAGGTTGCGCTGATCGTGCAGCAGGTGGACGATGCCGGGTTCATCCGGGTGGCCCCCCTGGGCGGCCTGGACAAGCGGCTCATGCCCGGCTCGCGGGTCTTGTTGCAGACCCGGCCCGGCCAGAGCCTGCCCGCCCTGTGCGGCCTGCTGCCGCCCCATGTGTCCCACGGCAAGGACCTGGACAAGGCTTTGGCCTGGGAGCAGCTATTCCTGGACCCCGGCCTGGGCAGCGCCGAGGCGGTGGCCGAGGCGGGCATCCAGGTGGGCTCCATGGGGGTGCTGGACCTGGGCTGCGGCCCCCTGGGCGAGGGCTGCTACTTTGCCCGCAACCTGGACAACCGGGCGGGCTGCGCCATTTTGGCGCACCTGCTGGAGCGCCTGGCCGACCAGGGGCGCGAGCTGCCCTTCGGCCTGGTGATGAACTTCTCGGTGGCCGAGGAGGTGGGCCTGCGCGGGGCCATGACCTCGGCCTTTGACCTGGCTCCGGACCTGGCCCTGTGTGTGGAGTCCACCATGGGCGAGACGCCGGGCGTGGTCGCCTGGCGCAACGCCTCGCATCTGGGCAAGGGCCCGGCCATCACCGTGGCCGACGGGCGCATCGTGGTGCCCGCGCGCATCGTGGAGAGCCTGGAGGAGGCGGCGGCCGAGGCGGGCGTGCCCTGCCAGCGCAAGCTGCCCCCCTACGGCGGCACCGACGCCGGGGCCATCCACACCTCCCGGGGTGGGGTGCCCACCGGGGTGGTGAGCGTGCCCACCCGCTACATCCATTCCCAGGCCTCGCTGCTCAAGCTTTCGGACCTGGAGGCCATGGCCGAGCTGGTCTGGGCCTGGCTGGGCCGGGCGGAGGAGCTGCTGTGA
- a CDS encoding FCD domain-containing protein — MHNRKRKKAYEEVAEAIRTQVFSGELSQDQQLPPERELAEGFGVSRVVVREAIRTLELAGILRVQKGAGGGTFVCHDLDKPLITSIENLLAGGDISLNDLFEMRLMLEPPAAALAAERARPEDLGPLREILEQAEGNHSDSQALRDDNLEFHRRLVALAGNPLLSVLCETVLSILVGTLRGKLNRRTSQTVHRFHHQIFQALLASQADLARKLTIDDLETLRDLYHRMGVQVAQDQASRKAS, encoded by the coding sequence TTGCACAATAGGAAACGGAAAAAAGCCTACGAGGAGGTGGCCGAGGCCATCCGCACGCAGGTATTTTCCGGCGAGTTGAGCCAGGACCAGCAGCTGCCTCCCGAACGAGAGCTGGCCGAGGGTTTCGGGGTCAGCCGGGTGGTGGTGCGCGAGGCCATCCGCACCCTGGAGCTGGCCGGCATCCTGCGCGTGCAAAAAGGGGCGGGCGGGGGCACCTTCGTGTGCCATGACCTGGACAAGCCCCTCATAACCTCGATAGAAAATCTTTTAGCCGGGGGAGACATCTCCCTCAACGACCTGTTCGAGATGCGCCTGATGCTGGAGCCGCCCGCCGCGGCCCTGGCCGCCGAGAGGGCCCGCCCCGAGGACCTGGGGCCCCTGCGCGAGATTCTGGAACAGGCCGAAGGCAATCATAGCGACTCCCAGGCGCTTCGAGACGACAACCTGGAATTCCACCGCCGCCTGGTGGCCCTGGCGGGCAATCCCCTGCTCAGCGTGCTTTGCGAAACCGTGCTGAGCATTCTGGTGGGGACCCTGCGAGGCAAGTTGAACCGCCGGACGAGCCAAACGGTTCACCGGTTTCACCACCAAATCTTTCAGGCGTTGCTGGCCAGTCAAGCCGACCTGGCCCGCAAGCTGACCATAGACGACCTGGAGACCTTGCGCGATTTGTACCACCGCATGGGGGTGCAAGTGGCCCAGGACCAGGCCAGCCGCAAGGCCAGCTGA